The DNA sequence GGTTCCGCGCCGATCCCCGCATCACGTGGCTGGACTGGCAGGATCCGGAGCTCGTTGGCAAGGCAGCGGAGTTGTGCCGGTAGCTGCGGTTTCAGGACCGGCAGCATCCGCCGCTACGCTTGGGATCATGAATGCTACCCCCGCAGAAACCATCGGGCCCGCCCTGCGCACACTGAGCGGGCTCCGCTTTTCCAAGGGGCACGGCACCGGCAACGACTTCGTCCTGGTGGCGGACCCCGAGGGGACGCACGTGATCGGTGCCGACCAGGCCGCCGCCCTGTGCGACCGGCACCGTGGCATCGGGGCCGATGGCTTGATCAGGGCCGTCCCGTCCCGCTTCCTGCCGGAGGGCCGCGAACTGCTCGTGGGCACCCCGGACGCGGAATGGTTCATGGATTACCGCAACGCCGACGGCTCCCTGTCCGAGATGTGCGGCAACGGGGTCAGGGTCTTCGTCCACTTCCTGCGGACCGAGGGCCTGATCGACCTGCCCGACGGCGGATCGCTCACCATCGGCACGCGGGGCGGTGTGAAGACCGTGGTCCGGACCGGAGACGGCTACGCGGTGGACATGGGACCCTGGGAGTTCATTTTCCCCGGGGAAGCCAGCGCCAAGGCCATGGATTCCCTTGTCACCGCCGACGGGCTGGAGGTTCCCCGGCCGGCACTCTCCGTGAGCATGGGCAACCCGCATACGGTGGTGGCCCTCGCTGAACTTGCGGAGCTCGCGGGCACCCGGCTGTTCACCGCTCCGAAGGTCGACCCGGTACCCGCGAACGGGACCAACGTGGAATTCGTGGTGCCGGCAGAACCGCTGGTCCATGACGGCGTCGGCTCCGTAACCATGCGGGTGCACGAGCGCGGCGTGGGGGAGACCCAGTCCTGCGGGACGGGCGCCTGTGCTGCCGCCGTCGCCACCAGGCATTGGGCCGGGGCGGAAGCCCCCGACGCCTGGCAGGTCCACGTTCCGGGAGGAGTGGTGGGCGTGAAGTTCTTCGCCGGCCCCGGTGGCCACGAGCATGTGGAGCTCAGCGGTCCCGCCGTCATTGTGGCGAGTGGGACGCTTTCCTGACCTTCAGGATCCGGAAGGACTTGGACGTCGATTCGCGGGTCACGGTGAAGGAACTGTCCAGTTCGGCGGCCAGCCAGCGCTGAAGGGAATCAGAGCCAAGGTTCTTCTGCACCACCAGCCACGCGGTGCCGCCCTCCGCCAGGCGCGGCAGCCACAGCTTGAGCAGGGCATGCAGTTCGTCCTTGCCGATCCTGATGGGAGGGTTGGACCAGATTGTGTCGAAGCGGATGCCGGGATCCACGGCCTGGGGCGTGCTGGCGACGACATTGGACAGTCCCAGCGCGGCGGCGTTCTCGTTGGTCAGGGTGATGCAGCGTTCGTTGACATCCACGGCGTAGACCTTTGATTCGGGGGCCAGCAGAGCCATAGTGAGCGCCACCGGACCCCAGCCGCACCCGATATCCAGGAGATTGCCCTCGGGATTCGGGGCCGGAACTTCGGCGAGGAGCACCGCGGTGCCCTTGTCGATTCCGTCGGGGCTGAAGATGCCCGTGGAGGTCTGGAGCCGTCGCGTCTCACCGGCCAATTCCACCGTCAAAGGCTTCCGGGTAAAGGGGCCGGCAGGGGACGTGCTGAAATAGTGTGCGGACTCCATAACTGGCCAGAGTAGTTCCCCCTGCAGCGTAATGGGAAACCGGCGTGAAGGCCCTCTGGTACGCTGGAAGGCATGTTCCTGATCTTCGAGTAGCCGGTACGGGCCATGCCCGTCCGCAGCCTGTCCTCCAGCGACAGTCCGTCCCGCAGCGACGCAGGTTTCCATGCCTTCCGCTTTGTGCACCGGCCAGACCGTTCCGTCTGAGCCGGACGCCGGACAATACTCGAAAGTCAGCCCGTTGCTGCACTTCCTGCCATTCTCCGGCCTCTTCCAGCCCTGCCGCCGTCGTGAGGCGGCATTCGAGCCCCGGCATTGCAGCCGGCGGCGAAACAACCAGGAGAACTGCATGACCGCAGGCCGTCAGCCCAGCGCGAATACTTTCCAACTTCCACCCAATCAGCACTATTCTGGAACTGCCGAATCTTCAAAGGAGACCATGACCAGCCAGCCCAATACCGGTTCCGATCCAGCCGCCCAGGACATGAGTCCGCAGGAGATCCAGGCTGTCATCGACCGGATCCTCGCCAAGGACGTACCGGCCAGAAACGTCAGCACGCCCGGTGGTGAAGGCGGCAGTGGAAAAGCGGTGCTTGGCAAGGCGCAGGCCATTTCCCGCCTTGACGAAGAACACTCAACGTACGACGGCGACCAGCAGGACCTCGAGGAACGGCGCGCGCTGCGCCGGCGGGCAGGCCTGTCCACCGAACTCGAAGACGTCACCGAGGTCGAATACCGGCAGCTGCGCCTGGAACGCGTCGTCCTCGCCGGGCTCTGGTCCGAAGGAACGCTTGCCGACGCCGAAAACTCGTTGCGTGAGCTCGCTGCCCTCGCCGAGACCGCCGGTTCGGAGGTCCTCGACGGGTTGGTGCAGCGCCGCGACAAACCAGACCCCGGGACGTTCCTGGGGTCCGGCAAGGCCCAGGAGCTGAAGGACATCGTCATGGCCACCGGCGCGGACACCGTGGTGGTGGACGCCGAACTGGCACCTTCCCAGCGCCGCGGCCTTGAGGACATCGTCAAGGTCAAGGTCATCGACCGCACGGCCCTGATCCTGGACATCTTCGCGCAGCATGCCAAGAGCCGCGAAGGCAAGGCCCAGGTGGAACTGGCACAGCTGGAATACCTCCTTCCCCGCCTGCGCGGCTGGGGCGAGTCGATGTCCCGCCAGGCCGGTGGCCAGGTGGGCGGCGCTGCTGCCGGCATGGGCTCGCGTGGTCCCGGTGAGACCAAGATCGAACTGGACCGGCGCCGGATCCGTACCCGCATGGCAAAGCTGCGGCGCGAAATTGCCGCCATGAAGCCGGCCCGCGAGACCAAACGGGCCAACCGCCGTCGTAACGAAGTGCCCTCCGTGGCAATCGCCGGGTACACCAACGCCGGCAAGTCCTCGCTGCTGAACAGGCTCACGGACGCAGGTGTCCTCGTGGAGAACGCGCTGTTCGCCACGCTGGATCCCACCGTCCGCAAGGCCGAAACCGCTGACGGCCTGGGGTACACCCTGGCCGACACCGTCGGATTCGTCCGTTCGCTGCCCACCCAGTTGGTGGAAGCCTTCCGTTCCACCCTGGAAGAGGTCGCCGACTCGGACCTGATCCTGCACGTGGTGGACGTTTCGCACCCTGACCCCGAAGGGCAGATCGCAGCGGTCCGGAAGGTCTTCAGCGAAGTCGATGCCCGCAAGGTGCCGGAAATCATCGTCCTGAACAAGGCCGATGCAGCCGACCCCTTCGTGGTGGAACGGCTGAAGCAGCGCGAGCCGCGGCACGTGGTGGTCTCCGCCCGGACGGGGGAGGGCATTCCGGAACTCCTAATGGCCATCAGTGAGTCCATTCCCCGGCCATCGGTCAAGATGGAGCTGCTCATTCCGTACGACCGCGGGGACCTGCTCAGCAAGCTCCACGAGTCCGACGCCGAAATCCTCAGCCTGGACCACGTTGAGGCAGGCACCAGGGCTGCCGTGATGGTCCGGGAGGGCCTCGCGTCTGAACTGGAACCATTCGTCGTCAATGACTGACCCCGCGGCCGGCGAAGCTGCGCAGACGGCGGGCGAGCAGTTCGTTATTGAACTGCTCGACCGCGCCGTCGCCGGCATGGGCGGACAAAGCCGCACCGGACAACACGAAATGGCCCGCCAGGTGGCCCGGGCCATCGAAACGGGCAACCACTTGTTGGTCCAGGCAGGCACCGGCACCGGCAAATCGCTCGCCTACCTGGTGCCGCTTATCGCCCATGCCCTGGAAAGCAACAAGCCGGCCCTGGTGTCCACGGCCACGCTGGCATTGCAGACCCAGATTGTGGGCAGGGACCTGCCCCGGCTCCTGAAGAACATCACGCCGGCACTGGACCGGCCGGTCAAGGTTGCCCTGGTCAAGGGGCGGTCCAACTACGTTTGCCGCCACAAGCTTGAAGGCGGGTTCCCGTCAGAGGAACCCTCGGAAGGTCAGCTCTTCTCCCTGGGAGAGGACACCAGCGTTCCACATTTCGCTGCTTCCGTGGGCGGACCATCGTCGCAGCTTGGCAAGGAAGTGGTGCGGCTCCGCGAATGGGCTGAAAAGACAGCCACCGGCGACAGGGACGAGCTCCTGCCGGGTGTGACCGACCGTGCCTGGCGCCAGGTTTCCGTGACCTCGATGGAATGCCTGGGGGCACAGAAATGCCCAATGGCCGCCGAATGCTTCAGCGAACTCGCCCGCCAGGACGCAGCCGACGCCGATGTGGTGGTGACCAACCACGCCATGCTGGCCGTCAGCGCGTTCGAGGGACTCGCGGTCCTGCCCGAATACGACGTCGTGGTGGTGGACGAAGCGCACGAACTGCAGGACCGGGTCACTGGCGCCGTGTCCGGACAGTTGTCCGTGGCCATGGTCCACGCTGCCGCTTCGGGTGCCCGGAAACATACCGCCATCACCGTTGATGCCCTGAACGCCGCAGCTGCCAACCTGGAGCTGGCTCTTGCCGGCGCGCCGAACGGTCTGCTTCCCAACGGGCTGAATGATGAACAGCTCGACTGCGTGGACCAATTGCGTGAAGCGTGCCGCGCCGCGTTGTCCGATTCCAAAGGGGACAGCAACACCACAGCCGACGGCGGGCGGCAGCTGGCGCGTTCCCGGCTGATGCTCATCCTGGAACTCTGCGAAAGGCTCATTGCTGCACGCGAGAACCGCGAAGTGGTGTGGTTTTCCCGCGCCAGCACCTTCGACCCCGGCCAGGGATACTCACCGCCCGATGACAGTGCACCGGTGCTGATTAACATAGCCCCGCTGTCCGTCGCCGGCAGGCTGCGGGAGGGGCTTTTTGCGGACCATACCGTCGTGCTGACCTCTGCCACCCTGGCCATTGGCTCCGCCTTTGAACCGGCGGCCGGGGGACTGGGCCTGGTAGGCGACGGAGCCCCCAGCTGGACGGGCGTGGATGTTGGCTCGCCCTTCGACTATCCCAAACAGGGCATCCTCTACGTCGCCGGCCACCTGCCCAAGCCCGGCCGCGGCGTGTCACCGGAAGCGCTGTCAGAACTCGAAGCACTCATCAAGGCATCCGGTGGGGGCGCCCTGTGCCTGTTCTCCTCGCGTCGGGCCGCCGAAGAGGCCGCCGATGCCCTCCGGCCCAAGCTCAATATGACTGTTCTCTGCCAGGGCGAGTCGACCATGACCGCCCTGGTGAAGCAATTCGCCGACGAACCGGACACCTGCCTCTTCGGAACCATGTCCCTGTGGCAGGGCGTCGACGTTCCCGGAGGATCCTGCCGGCTGGTGGTGATAGACCGCATCCCCTTCCCGCGGCCGGACGATCCCCTGATGACGGCGCGTTCGCGTGCCGTGGCGCAGGCAGGGGGAAACGGCTTCATGTCCGTTTCCGCCACCCACGCGGCCATCCGGCTTGCGCAGGGCGCCGGCCGCCTGATCAGGTCTACCGGGGACAAAGGGGTGGTGGCTGTCCTGGACTCACGGCTGGCCACCGAACGCTATGCGGGATTCCTGCGCGGGGCGCTGCCCCCGTTCTGGGCCACCA is a window from the Arthrobacter sp. NicSoilC5 genome containing:
- the dapF gene encoding diaminopimelate epimerase is translated as MNATPAETIGPALRTLSGLRFSKGHGTGNDFVLVADPEGTHVIGADQAAALCDRHRGIGADGLIRAVPSRFLPEGRELLVGTPDAEWFMDYRNADGSLSEMCGNGVRVFVHFLRTEGLIDLPDGGSLTIGTRGGVKTVVRTGDGYAVDMGPWEFIFPGEASAKAMDSLVTADGLEVPRPALSVSMGNPHTVVALAELAELAGTRLFTAPKVDPVPANGTNVEFVVPAEPLVHDGVGSVTMRVHERGVGETQSCGTGACAAAVATRHWAGAEAPDAWQVHVPGGVVGVKFFAGPGGHEHVELSGPAVIVASGTLS
- a CDS encoding methyltransferase encodes the protein MESAHYFSTSPAGPFTRKPLTVELAGETRRLQTSTGIFSPDGIDKGTAVLLAEVPAPNPEGNLLDIGCGWGPVALTMALLAPESKVYAVDVNERCITLTNENAAALGLSNVVASTPQAVDPGIRFDTIWSNPPIRIGKDELHALLKLWLPRLAEGGTAWLVVQKNLGSDSLQRWLAAELDSSFTVTRESTSKSFRILKVRKASHSPQ
- the hflX gene encoding GTPase HflX, whose protein sequence is MTSQPNTGSDPAAQDMSPQEIQAVIDRILAKDVPARNVSTPGGEGGSGKAVLGKAQAISRLDEEHSTYDGDQQDLEERRALRRRAGLSTELEDVTEVEYRQLRLERVVLAGLWSEGTLADAENSLRELAALAETAGSEVLDGLVQRRDKPDPGTFLGSGKAQELKDIVMATGADTVVVDAELAPSQRRGLEDIVKVKVIDRTALILDIFAQHAKSREGKAQVELAQLEYLLPRLRGWGESMSRQAGGQVGGAAAGMGSRGPGETKIELDRRRIRTRMAKLRREIAAMKPARETKRANRRRNEVPSVAIAGYTNAGKSSLLNRLTDAGVLVENALFATLDPTVRKAETADGLGYTLADTVGFVRSLPTQLVEAFRSTLEEVADSDLILHVVDVSHPDPEGQIAAVRKVFSEVDARKVPEIIVLNKADAADPFVVERLKQREPRHVVVSARTGEGIPELLMAISESIPRPSVKMELLIPYDRGDLLSKLHESDAEILSLDHVEAGTRAAVMVREGLASELEPFVVND
- a CDS encoding ATP-dependent DNA helicase, which produces MTDPAAGEAAQTAGEQFVIELLDRAVAGMGGQSRTGQHEMARQVARAIETGNHLLVQAGTGTGKSLAYLVPLIAHALESNKPALVSTATLALQTQIVGRDLPRLLKNITPALDRPVKVALVKGRSNYVCRHKLEGGFPSEEPSEGQLFSLGEDTSVPHFAASVGGPSSQLGKEVVRLREWAEKTATGDRDELLPGVTDRAWRQVSVTSMECLGAQKCPMAAECFSELARQDAADADVVVTNHAMLAVSAFEGLAVLPEYDVVVVDEAHELQDRVTGAVSGQLSVAMVHAAASGARKHTAITVDALNAAAANLELALAGAPNGLLPNGLNDEQLDCVDQLREACRAALSDSKGDSNTTADGGRQLARSRLMLILELCERLIAARENREVVWFSRASTFDPGQGYSPPDDSAPVLINIAPLSVAGRLREGLFADHTVVLTSATLAIGSAFEPAAGGLGLVGDGAPSWTGVDVGSPFDYPKQGILYVAGHLPKPGRGVSPEALSELEALIKASGGGALCLFSSRRAAEEAADALRPKLNMTVLCQGESTMTALVKQFADEPDTCLFGTMSLWQGVDVPGGSCRLVVIDRIPFPRPDDPLMTARSRAVAQAGGNGFMSVSATHAAIRLAQGAGRLIRSTGDKGVVAVLDSRLATERYAGFLRGALPPFWATTDRAKALAALTRLGADAS